A window of the Scylla paramamosain isolate STU-SP2022 chromosome 34, ASM3559412v1, whole genome shotgun sequence genome harbors these coding sequences:
- the LOC135090068 gene encoding uncharacterized protein LOC135090068 has translation MAEKLSLKGKDVNLSMIKVGNVIEHHSTKEYCIPLIDRTGHVWEINAIGIEEISAKINEIDVSGVKELFVGVSNHDINRPCGEIDMLIGANYSELLPKVVQTNEGLQLLENPFGFSIRGRHSKITASGSTTNHVIVRTHKVSSSISLNEIKVELTGKLKSQLDKFFALEESGVQCDTRCLKCLCKGCPVSDCVNIKEERELKLIEEGLVYHEEGKYWTASYPWIRDLRHLKNNVKVAVARLKTTENRLKKLDIQYAQSYHNEIKDMVKRGVARQLSEEEMQSYNGPIHYISHHEVLKPDSASTPLRIVFNSSSSYMGQKLNDFWAKGPVVLNNMIGVLLRFRQERVAITGDISKMYNSVKINTLDQHTHRFLWRDLNSNRPPDHYALTSVTFGDRPSGTIAVLALRHTTEKFGKGDPEVYNMIVNNTYVDDILYSIDTVEKAFDLIQRAEHVISLGNFHVKHWIVSGQHENHSINIMESDNEKILGLKWNPKDDNFSFNVKVNFSPKVKKIRSGPNWDHREIEPNFPEVLTRRMILSQVASFYDPLGLAVPVVLRAKILMRSMISKCDPNKRVEWDEPLDADIVNEWKCFFTDLYGVENCTFKRPLKPANASGKPILVIFSDGSTQAYGACAYVRWQTDDNKFQTNLIMAKNKIAPMRQLTIPRLELCGALLSARLRETIVRECNWEFESIFHIVDSSIVRDQIQKESHGFRPFVAVRIAEIQLKTNLKDWWWVDTVQNVADLTSRPCTSDKIKEDSTWQHGPEFLRLPISEWPVKQQCADHLPDRIGITMTVAKGHLRNLSMINVKGFSKYETLLRVTCRIMSIFKHKSLKAVLKEPTSEEMEEAEVLWVKTMQSNMTNWQDRYRRLGPIMTDNGVILVGQRISKWLKENWNQDHFMLIPANHPVTRLYVSSLHSRDHAGIETTLAKLQSKFWVPGARKLIKSIKDKCVTCRKLSKQTENQCMGQVLEERMKPTPPFYHTAVDLFGPFNIKDTVKRRTHGKVYGVIFNCLVTRAVYVDLAEGYSASDFMATYQRFISVRGAPRILYSDRGSQLIAAGKNIERIGKNEEVTWKYNRPSDAPWYNGASESLIKSVKRNLCIAIGDSVLTFGELQTALFNVASMMNERPIGVKPYFNLELGNYLCPNDLLLGRASVKCPQGIYDSDGDHKRRLEFIQKIVESFWRKWQRDFFPTMVVRQKWHTNRRNVRVGDVVLVQDANAVRGTWKLAQVIKADPGRDGAVRDVDFRYKIVKEGKGYDGVTDVMSRSVHRLIVLLPKEEQE, from the coding sequence ATGGCAGAAAAACTAAGTTTGAAGGGTAAGGATGTGAATTTATCCATGATCAAGGTTGGCAATGTAATTGAACATCATTCTACCAAAGAATATTGCATACCACTGATTGATAGGACTGGGCATGTATGGGAAATTAATGCCATTGGTATAGAGGAAATATCTGCTAAAATCAATGAAATTGATGTGTCAGGAGTTAAGGAGTTATTTGTAGGAGTATCAAACCATGATATTAATCGCCCTTGTGGTGAGATTGACATGCTGATTGGGGCCAATTACAGTGAATTATTGCCTAAAGTTGTTCAGACTAATGAAGGTCTTCAATTGTTAGAGAATCCATTTGGATTCAGTATACGTGGCAGACACAGCAAAATAACAGCCTCAGGGAGCACGACGAACCATGTGATTGTGAGAACTCACAAGGTGTCAAGCTCAATAAGCCTCAATGAGATCAAGGTAGAACTTACAGGTAAACTTAAGTCACAATTAGATAAATTCTTTGCTTTAGAGGAGAGTGGGGTGCAGTGTGACACAAGATGCCTTAAATGCCTGTGTAAGGGTTGCCCTGTAAGTGACTGTGTCAacattaaggaagaaagagaactgaAATTGATTGAGGAGGGATTAGTATATCATGAAGAAGGGAAGTATTGGACAGCAAGCTATCCTTGGATAAGGGACCTGAGACATCTTAAGAACAATGTAAAAGTGGCCGTGGCTAGATTAAAAACTACAGAAAATAGACTGAAAAAATTGGATATCCAGTATGCCCAGAGTTATCACAATGAAATCAAAGACATGGTGAAAAGGGGGGTAGCGAGACAattaagtgaagaggaaatgCAGTCATACAATGGCCCAATTCACTACATTTCCCATCATGAAGTATTGAAACCAGATTCTGCTTCAACACCTCTGCGTATTGTATTTAACTCATCTTCATCATACATGGGACAAAAACTTAATGATTTTTGGGCAAAAGGGCCAGTTGTTCTTAACAACATGATTGGAGTCTTGCTAAGATTTAGACAGGAAAGGGTTGCCATAACTGGTGATATATCAAAAATGTATAATTCTGTGAAAATCAACACActggaccaacacacacaccgatTTCTTTGGAGAGATTTAAACAGTAACAGACCACCTGATCACTATGCCCTGACCTCAGTGACTTTCGGGGATAGGCCGAGTGGGACCATAGCTGTGCTAGCATTAAGGCATACTACAGAAAAATTTGGTAAAGGAGATCCTGAAGTTTATAACATGATTGTAAACAACACATATGTTGATGATATTCTCTATTCCATTGATACGGTAGAAAAGGCTTTTGATTTGATACAAAGAGCAGAACATGTAATATCTCTTGGAAACTTTCATGTGAAGCATTGGATAGTAAGTGGGCAACATGAGAACCATAGTATCAACATCATGGAATCTGACAATGAGAAAATTCTAGGGCTCAAGTGGAATCCCAAGGATGATAATTTCTCTTTTAATGTAAAGGTAAATTTCTCTCCTAAAGTTAAAAAGATCCGGAGTGGTCCAAACTGGGATCATAGAGAGATTGAGCCAAACTTCCCTGAGGTGCTCACTCGCAGAATGATACTAAGTCAAGTGGCATCCTTCTATGATCCATTGGGGTTAGCTGTACCAGTTGTGTTGAGAGCAAAAATTTTGATGAGATCTATGATCTCAAAATGTGATCCAAATAAGAGAGTGGAATGGGATGAACCATTAGATGCCGATATtgtaaatgaatggaaatgtTTTTTCACTGATTTGTATGGAGTAGAAAACTGCACATTTAAGAGACCTCTGAAACCAGCCAATGCATCAGGTAAACCCATACTTGTGATCTTCTCTGATGGCAGCACACAAGCGTATGGAGCATGTGCGTATGTTAGATGGCAGACTGATGACAACAAATTTCAGACTAATTTGATCATGGCTAAAAACAAAATAGCACCTATGAGACAATTGACCATTCCTCGTCTAGAACTTTGTGGAGCTCTTTTGTCAGCTAGATTAAGAGAAACTATAGTGAGAGAATGCAACTGGGAATTTGAATCCATATTCCATATTGTAGATTCATCTATTGTCAGAGATCAGATTCAAAAGGAATCGCATGGGTTCCGGCCCTTTGTGGCTGTCCGCATAGCAGAAATACAACTGAAAACAAATCTAAAGGATTGGTGGTGGGTGGACACAGTTCAGAATGTGGCAGATTTAACTTCTAGACCATGCACTTCAGATAAGATTAAGGAGGATTCAACTTGGCAACATGGGCCTGAATTTTTGAGATTGCCAATTTCAGAATGGCCAGTTAAACAGCAATGTGCAGATCACTTACCGGATAGAATAGGCATTACTATGACAGTTGCTAAAGGACACCTGAGAAATTTAAGCATGATTAATGTGAAAGGATTTAGCAAATATGAAACTTTGTTGAGAGTTACATGTAGGATAATGTCTATATTCAAACATAAATCCTTAAAAGCTGTGCTGAAGGAGCCTACGtctgaggaaatggaagaagcaGAAGTACTGTGGGTAAAAACCATGCAAAGTAACATGACTAACTGGCAAGACAGATACAGAAGATTAGGCCCCATAATGACAGACAATGGAGTAATTTTAGTGGGTCAAAGAATATCAAAATGGTTAAAGGAAAACTGGAATCAAGATCACTTCATGTTGATACCAGCTAACCACCCAGTTACTAGACTGTATGTGTCCAGCTTACATAGTAGAGATCATGCAGGTATTGAAACCACCTTGGCCAAGTTACAGAGTAAGTTTTGGGTGCCGGGAGCCAGGAAATTAATAAAGTCAATTAAAGATAAATGTGTCACATGtagaaaactctcaaaacaaacTGAGAACCAGTGTATGGGTCAGGtgttagaagaaagaatgaagccaACTCCACCATTCTATCATACTGCTGTCGATTTGTTTGGACCATTCAATATTAAGGACACTGTTAAAAGGAGAACTCATGGTAAGGTATATGGGGTAATATTCAACTGCTTAGTTACTAGGGCAGTTTATGTAGATTTGGCAGAAGGATATAGTGCAAGTGATTTCATGGCAACTTATCAAAGATTCATCTCAGTCAGGGGTGCACCCAGAATACTGTATTCTGACAGAGGGAGCCAGCTGATAGCAGCTGGAAAGAATATTGAAAGAattggaaaaaatgaagaagttaCTTGGAAATATAATAGACCTAGTGATGCACCGTGGTACAATGGTGCCAGTGAATCCCTTATCAAATCAGTGAAAAGAAATCTTTGTATTGCAATTGGGGATTCAGTATTAACTTTTGGTGAACTTCAGACAGCCTTATTTAATGTAGCCAGTATGATGAATGAAAGACCCATAGGGGTAAAACCTTACTTTAATTTAGAACTTGGTAATTACCTCTGCCCTAATGATCTATTGCTTGGACGAGCTAGTGTAAAATGTCCACAGGGAATATATGATTCAGATGGAGAccataaaagaagattagagttTATTCAGAAAATTGTTGAATCATTTTGGAGAAAATGGCAGAGAGATTTCTTTCCAACGATGGTAGTAAGACAAAAATGGCACACCAATAGGAGAAATGTAAGAGTGGGTGATGTGGTTTTAGTTCAAGATGCTAATGCAGTTAGAGGTACCTGGAAATTAGCTCAAGTAATAAAGGCAGATCCAGGTCGTGATGGTGCTGTAAGAGATGTAGACTTCAGGTATAAGATAGtcaaggaaggtaaaggatatGATGGGGTGACAGACGTCATGAGTAGGTCAGTGCATAGGTTAATAGTGTTATTAcctaaggaagaacaagagtga